The Halorussus gelatinilyticus genome contains the following window.
CCGCCAGACCTCGTCGTCGCCGTCGAGGACCGCGAAGTCGGCCAGTAGGGAGCTACGGAACTGTACGTCCTCGGGCGCGTCGCCGACGTTCTCGACGGTGTACTCGAAGACCACGCGGTCGGACTCGACGGTCACGTCCACGGAACTCTGGAGCGTCATACTTTCTACTGCTCCTCGCGTCCCTGAAAACTTTTGGTACGGGGCGAGCGTGACCGCTCAGTCGTCGCTCGAGTCCACTCCGACCGCGGCCGCGGCGTCCACGAGGCCGTGGCCCTGCTGGTCGCTCGACAGGCCCAGGTCCTCGGCGGTGTTCCGGAGTCGGGTGCGAGCGCCGGAGTTGGTATACCCCTGCGCCATCACGAGCGCGGCGGCTCCGGAGGCGTGGGCCGTGGCGTACGACGTGCCCGAGAAGGTGGCACATCCGCCGTCGCTCCCGACCGTAGTGATGTCGGAACCGGGTGCGGCGAGTTCGATTTCGGGCCCCCGACTGGAGAAGGAGGCGAGTTGGTCGTTCGCGTTGGTCGCGCTGACCGCGACGACCTCCGGGTAGGCCGCGGGGTAGGCCACGCAGTCCGTGCAGGGACCGCTCCCGCCCGCCGCGCCGACCAGCAGGACGCCGTTGTTCGTCGCGTACTCCACCGCGTCCTTCAGGACCGACGACCCCGAGCTACCGCCGAGGCTGATGTTGCCCACGTCCCAGCCTCGGTCGGCGACGTACTCGACGCCCGCCGCGATGTCGGAGTACGACCCCGAACCCCGGTCGTCCAGCACCTTGACGGCGTGGAGCGTCGCGTCGGGCGCGATACCGGTCGTACAGCTACAGTTTTCGCCCGCGCCGATGATGGCACCGACCTGCGTGCCGTGCCCGTT
Protein-coding sequences here:
- a CDS encoding S8 family serine peptidase → MPCDDPCLPNVGAGEAFVDCSTNCCAPWDDDNGHGTQVGAIIGAGENCSCTTGIAPDATLHAVKVLDDRGSGSYSDIAAGVEYVADRGWDVGNISLGGSSGSSVLKDAVEYATNNGVLLVGAAGGSGPCTDCVAYPAAYPEVVAVSATNANDQLASFSSRGPEIELAAPGSDITTVGSDGGCATFSGTSYATAHASGAAALVMAQGYTNSGARTRLRNTAEDLGLSSDQQGHGLVDAAAAVGVDSSDD